In Nocardia sp. NBC_01327, the genomic stretch CCATTGTTCGGTCCTGGCTCAAATCACTCACAGGATGCTTTGTACTGCAACGGTATTCGTAGCATCCGAAGGCGAACGGCGGGCCCGGCATGTCAAGGCCGACGGCTCACATGCGTGCCGGCGCCGCGATACCGAGCAGTTCGAGTCCGTGTGCGAGGGTGCGAACCGTTAACTGGCACACCGCGATCCGGTTACTCCGGACAGGCTCTACGACGCTCAGGACGGGGCAGGTGTCGTAGAAGGTGGTAAACGCTCGTGCGAGCTCGTAGAGATAGTTTGCGAGGCGGTGCGGTTCGAGTGTCTCAGCTACATCGGCCAGAATCATCGCGTACTCGTCGAGGACGAACAACAGCGCCCGCTCGGCCGGTTCGAGCGTGGCGGTGGTATCGATCCGAACAGCACCGGGCTCGTCCGCCTTGCGCAGGATCGAGCAGACCCGGGCGTGCGCATACTGCAGGTAGACCCCGGTGTTCCCATTGAACGCGGTCATCCGGGCGGCATCGAACATGTAGTCCTTGACGCGGCTGGTGGACAGGTCCGCGTACTTGACCGCGCCGATGCCAGCCTGTTCGGCGATGGTATCGAGTTCGGTGGCGGGCAGCTCGGGGTTCTTCTCGGCCACGACCGCCCGCGCGGCAGCGACCGCGGCGTCGAGCAGGTCCATCAAACGCACCGTGCCCCCGGCGCGGGTTTTGAATGGCGTGCCATCCGGGCCGAGGATCGTGCCGTAAGCGACGTGATCGACAGCGATCGCGTCGCTCAGCCAGCCGACGCGCCGGGCAGCTTCGAAGATCAGCCGAAAATGCAGCGCCTGCCTCGAATCGGTGACATACAGCAGACGATCGGCGTGCAAGGCCGTGATCCGGTATCGGATGGTCGCCAGATCGGTGCTGTCATAGCCGTAGCCACCATCGCCCTTGCGGACCATGAGCATTGCGGGGGAATCGTCGGGACCGGTGACTTGCGTGGAAAGCACCACCACCGCGCCATCACTGTGAACCGCGACCCCTTTGTCGAGCAGTTCGGTGGTGACAGCCGGCAGCATAGGGTTGTAGAACGACTCACCGGCGTAGTCATCAGGGGTGAGCAGTACACCGAGCCGGTCGTAAATGGCGCCGAACGCCTTCTCCGACTCAGCGACGATGTCACCCCAGCGCGCCACCGTCTCCCTATCACCCGCCTGCAGGGCGACCACACGTGTACGAGCGCGATCGGCGAATGCGGAATCGGCATCGAACCGGGCCCGGGCGGCCTTGTAGAGACCATCCAATGCCGACACCGTCGATTCGGGACCGACATCGCTGGCGTGCCAGTGCTTTTCGGGATGTTCGTCAATGAATTGGATCAGCATCCCGAACTGGGTGCCCCAGTCTCCAAGGTGATTGGCGCGCACCACATCCGCACCGAGGAATCCGAATACGCGGGCCAGACAATCACCGATGATGGTGGTCCGCAGATGACCGACATGCATTTCCTTGGCCACATTCGGCGCGGAGTAGTCGATGACTATCCGCTGCCCGTGCGCAGGCTCGCCCACACCGAGCTGTGCATCACCCAGGCGCGCGGCGAGCTGTGCCCAGATCGCCGCGCCGGTGACAGTGATATTGAGAAACCCGGGCCCCGATGCCTGTACGTCCGCGACCACGGCGTCGCCCCGGTCGGTGAGTGCGCCGATGATCTCCGCAGCCAGTCGATTCGGTGCCACACCGATCCCCTTCGCCAGCGGCAAGGCGGCGTTGGATTGGAAGTCGGCCCGATCCGATCGGCGTACCACCGGGTCCGCCCCCGCCAACTGTGGGCGAGCTCGCACGATCGCCCCCGTCACAGCGGTAGCAACGTATGCACGCAGCGGCACGACAGTGGCAGCACTCATCTGATGATCCTTTCGCCACTCATCTGATGATCCTTTCGCCGAGACAGGATATCGAATGTTCAGTATCTCAGTGCCCGCCAACTGTTTTCGGATACACCGTGCCTGGCAAGAAGCGCGTGGCCGGTCCACGAAGCGCAGGAATCGACCCTAACTGACTGCGCGGGCGGCGATTGCGGCTTGGATTCGGCGGAGGGTGCGGAGGGCTTTTTTGGCGGCGACGCTGACCATGCCGTCGAAGACGGTCGATCCGCGGTCGTGGGCCATCAGACGTTCCAGGGTTGGTACTGCGCGGTCGTCGCCG encodes the following:
- the argS gene encoding arginine--tRNA ligase, translating into MDRPRASCQARCIRKQLAGTEILNIRYPVSAKGSSDEWRKDHQMSAATVVPLRAYVATAVTGAIVRARPQLAGADPVVRRSDRADFQSNAALPLAKGIGVAPNRLAAEIIGALTDRGDAVVADVQASGPGFLNITVTGAAIWAQLAARLGDAQLGVGEPAHGQRIVIDYSAPNVAKEMHVGHLRTTIIGDCLARVFGFLGADVVRANHLGDWGTQFGMLIQFIDEHPEKHWHASDVGPESTVSALDGLYKAARARFDADSAFADRARTRVVALQAGDRETVARWGDIVAESEKAFGAIYDRLGVLLTPDDYAGESFYNPMLPAVTTELLDKGVAVHSDGAVVVLSTQVTGPDDSPAMLMVRKGDGGYGYDSTDLATIRYRITALHADRLLYVTDSRQALHFRLIFEAARRVGWLSDAIAVDHVAYGTILGPDGTPFKTRAGGTVRLMDLLDAAVAAARAVVAEKNPELPATELDTIAEQAGIGAVKYADLSTSRVKDYMFDAARMTAFNGNTGVYLQYAHARVCSILRKADEPGAVRIDTTATLEPAERALLFVLDEYAMILADVAETLEPHRLANYLYELARAFTTFYDTCPVLSVVEPVRSNRIAVCQLTVRTLAHGLELLGIAAPARM